From a single Opisthocomus hoazin isolate bOpiHoa1 chromosome 6, bOpiHoa1.hap1, whole genome shotgun sequence genomic region:
- the CFAP57 gene encoding cilia- and flagella-associated protein 57 isoform X2, translating into MAAAAAQPVAVFGCRPRVAGGVCFLEDRVVLHAAGAGCLRLHLEQKWRQFIPGTERSRGVRALAVSPNRRYLAVSEAVAERPVLTVYELSSVPARRRRTLDAAELPAQEAVSLAFSADCRYLAAAAAPPEGHLAVWLWEKQRLMAALRLQAPGSGVCQVSFGPQDNAQVCITGNGFFKLFKYSEGTLKQMNLQKGEPQNYLCHAWLSEKEVICGTDTGKLILFETGELRWETSVEYKKPPRELEEDATTEEYESLYALPACISSDVSCGLASEDNGSQQNALPQISAVAAYSKGFACSSSPGVVLLFEKTKEKEIYKESQEIWLPQDVFSSEPKKSGRQDILCICFSPSEETMVVNTNKNQLYMFTMLSTDLVKEKVAYFAYLNFPLHSASVTGLDICIWKPVLATCSLDRSVRIWNYKTKTLELYKEYREEAYTVSLHPTGLFCLVGFSDKLRFISLLYEDMHVFKEFAVRKCRECAFSNGGHLFAAVNGNVIQIYSSITFENINNLKGHSGKIHAVKWSADDAKFVSCDTRGAVYEWNLLTGERESECVLKSCIYSSIALSSDAKIIFAVGSDQTLKEISESSIQHEVPAFDVVYTAVAVPHSGHMVFVGTSLGTIRAMKYPLPLTKDFNEYQAHAGAVTKMSITSDDQFLLTASEDGSIFIWKVYDKEGGILKQEKEVEYAEEVLIMRSDIEEKILQAEKEKQELQHQFQLSELMDKQAREVQQLESDSNQKLLMENEKYQELQVKSQRMQEEYETQLHNLEENKSRAMKELTEYYEEKLNEKSILVAEAEESMRQQLQAHEEITKQIEEDEDREILEIKIKFERRLLEEKESNLQLKGEIGLMNKRLNSLQKELKDRNRDIEEMRMEEQKLQGIIESLEKFILALKTEIQERADTIQDEEKHIYDLKMKNQGLEKFKFVLDYRIEEFKKQIESRENDIKTMKEQIREMEGELERFHKESTQLKLNITQLQQKLKATDHEMHRERQKKQNMETLIKRFKRDLHNCVGFIQDSKKMKDGIRELYTKYVQQSDAVETEAVDTNLQQEYMRQREYLERNLAALKKKVVKDQEIHQVAYIRIVQENVSLIKEINDLRQELKMAHTQVHDLRSTLRLTKKKQAIQDTAPSSELLSSPAVLRLNAEKESEKIIEMQRLEIQYLRDQLQEKQQVLAVQPLVDGNLSRLNLERSHKTQQQ; encoded by the exons atggcggcggcggcggcgcagcccGTGGCCGTCTTCGGCTGCCGGCCGCGGGTCGCCGGCGGCGTCTGCTTCTTGGAGGACCGGGTCGTGCTGCACGCGGCAGGCGCGGGCTGCCTGCGGCTCCACCTCGAGCAGAAGTGGCGGCAGTTCATCCCAG GCACCGAGAGGAGCCGGGGCGTGCGGGCGCTGGCTGTCAGCCCCAACCGGCGGTACCTGGCCGTCTCGGAGGCGGTGGCGGAGCGGCCCGTCCTGACGGTCTACGAGCTGTCGTCggtgccggcgcggcggcggaggACGCTGGACGCCGCCGAGCTGCCGGCGCAGGAGGCGGTGTCCCTGGCCTTCTCCGCCGACTGCCGGTACCtagcggccgccgcggcccccccggagGGGCACCTCGCCGTCTGGCTCTGGGAGAAGCAGCGGCTGATGGCAGCGCTCCGCCTCCAGGCCCCGGGCAGCGGCGTCTGCCAG GTGAGCTTTGGTCCTCAAGACAATGCACAGGTTTGTATCACtggaaatggcttttttaaactttttaagtACAGCGAAGGAACTTTGAAGCAGATGAATTTACAAAAGGGAGAGCCACAAAACTACTTGTGCCATGCCTGGCTGTCTGAGAAGGAAGTTATCTGTGGCACTGACACAGGCAAACTTATCTTGTTTGAAACTGGAGAGCTGCGCTGGGAGACAAGCGTAGAGTACAAAAAACCACCGAGGGAACTAGAAGAAGATGCAACAACAGAAGAATATGAGAG CCTCTATGCACTTCCTGCTTGCATTTCTTCTGACGTCTCTTGTGGGCTGGCCTCTGAAGATAATGGTTCACAGCAGAATGCTTTGCCTCAAATATCTGCAGTTGCAGCTTATTCCAAAGGCTTTGCATGTTCATCTAGCCCAGGAGTTGTTCTGCTGTTTGAGAAGACCAAGGAAAAGGAAATCTACAAGGAGAGTCAAGAAATCTGG CTTCCTCAGGACGTGTTCAGCAGTGAGCCAAAGAAGTCAGGCAGACAGGACATTCTATGTATATGCTTCAGCCCCTCTGAGGAAACGATGGTCGttaacacaaataaaaatcagcTTTACATGTTTACTATGCTCTCCACTGATCTTGTGAAG GAGAAGGTAGCTTATTTTGCTTATCTGAATTTCCCATTGCACTCTGCTTCGGTCACTGGTCTGGACATCTGTATTTGGAAACCTGTTCTTGCTACGTGTTCTCTGGATAGATCTGTCCGCATCTGGAATTACAAGACGAA AACTTTGGAGCTGTATAAGGAGTATCGGGAGGAAGCATACACAGTATCACTTCATCCCACTGGCCTTttctgtttggttgggttttctgACAAACTACGATTTATAAGCCTGCTTTATGAGGACATGCATGTTTTCAAGGAGTTTGCTGTGAGAAAGTGTAGAGAG TGCGCATTCAGTAATGGAGGCCATCTTTTTGCAGCAGTTAATGGAAATGTGATTCAAATTTATTCCAGCATCACCTTTGAGAATATTAATAATCTGAAAGGACATAGTGGGAAG ATACATGCAGTTAAATGGAGTGCAGATGATGCTAAATTTGTCTCCTGTGACACACGTGGTGCTGTGTACGAGTGGAACTTGCTGACAGGTGAAAGGGAGTCAGAGTGTGTGCTCAAGTCCTGCATCTACAGCAGCATTGCCCTGTCTTCTGATGCCAAAATCATCTTTGCTGTTGGATCTGACCAAACTCTCAAAGAAATTTCAGAGTCCTCG atccaGCATGAAGTGCCTGCTTTTGATGTTGTTTATACTGCAGTAGCTGTTCCTCATTCTGGGCACATGGTATTTGTTGGTACATCTCTGGGGACAATTCGAGCTATGAAATACCCGTTACCTTTGACGAAGGATTTCAATGAGTATCAGGCCCATGCAGGTGCTGTTACAAAG ATGTCCATAACAAGCGATGACCAATTTCTGCTGACTGCCTCAGAGGATGGctctatatttatctggaaagtGTATGATAAAGAAGGTGGGATTCTGAAACAGGAAAAGGAAGTTGAGTATGCTGAGGAAGTGCTGATCATGAGATCAGATATAGAAGAGAAG attttacaggcagagaaagaaaaacaggagcTACAACACCAGTTTCAACTGTCTGAGCTGATGGACAAACAGGCCAGGGAGGTGCAACAGCTAG AATCTGACAGTAATCAGAAACTCTTAATGGAAAATGAGAAATACCAGGAGCTGCAAGTGAAATCCCAGAGGATGCAGGAGGAATATGAGACACAATTGCACaatttggaggaaaacaaaagcagggcTATGAAGGAGCTTACAGAATACTATGAGGAAAAACTTAATGAGAAATCTATTCTGGTGGCGGAG GCAGAGGAGAGTATGAGGCAGCAGCTTCAAGCACATGAAGAAATTACGAAACAAATTGAAGAAGATGAAGACCGAGAAATCCTGGAAATCAAAATCAAGTTTGAGAGACGGCTCTTGGAAGAAAAGGAATCAAACCTGCAACTGAAAGGAGAGATAGGATTAATGAATAAAAGG CTGAACAGTCTGCAGAAAGAGCTCAAGGACCGAAACAGGGACATAGAGGAAATGAGAATGGAAGAGCAGAAGCTGCAAGGCATCATTGAGTCACTGGAGAAGTTCATCTTGGCACTGAAGACAGAGATCCAAGAGAGAGCCGACACTATCCAAGACGAG GAGAAGCATATATATGACCTAAAGATGAAAAATCAGGGACTGGAAAAGTTCAAGTTTGTGCTGGATTACAGAATAGAGGAATTTAAGAAGCAAATAGAGTCACgtgaaaatgatattaaaacaatgAAGGAGCAGATCCGTGAA atgGAGGGGGAGCTGGAACGATTCCACAAGGAGAGCACACAGTTGAAGCTGAACATCACACAGCTGCAACAGAAACTAAAGGCAACTGATCACGAGATGCACAGAGAGAGGCAGAAG AAGCAAAATATGGAAACTCTCATCAAACGATTTAAAAGAGATCTTCATAATTGTGTGGGCTTCATTCAGGattcaaaaaaaatgaaagatggcATCCGTGAGCTCTACACCAAGTATGTGCAGCAATCAGACGCG GTGGAGACTGAAGCAGTAGACACAAATTTGCAGCAGGAGTACATGAGACAGCGAGAGTATCTTGAAAGGAATTTGGCAGCTTTAAAAAAGAAGGTGGTGAAGGATCAGGAAATCCACCAAGTTGCCTACATACGCATTGTACAG
- the CFAP57 gene encoding cilia- and flagella-associated protein 57 isoform X1: MAAAAAQPVAVFGCRPRVAGGVCFLEDRVVLHAAGAGCLRLHLEQKWRQFIPGTERSRGVRALAVSPNRRYLAVSEAVAERPVLTVYELSSVPARRRRTLDAAELPAQEAVSLAFSADCRYLAAAAAPPEGHLAVWLWEKQRLMAALRLQAPGSGVCQVSFGPQDNAQVCITGNGFFKLFKYSEGTLKQMNLQKGEPQNYLCHAWLSEKEVICGTDTGKLILFETGELRWETSVEYKKPPRELEEDATTEEYESLYALPACISSDVSCGLASEDNGSQQNALPQISAVAAYSKGFACSSSPGVVLLFEKTKEKEIYKESQEIWLPQDVFSSEPKKSGRQDILCICFSPSEETMVVNTNKNQLYMFTMLSTDLVKEKVAYFAYLNFPLHSASVTGLDICIWKPVLATCSLDRSVRIWNYKTKTLELYKEYREEAYTVSLHPTGLFCLVGFSDKLRFISLLYEDMHVFKEFAVRKCRECAFSNGGHLFAAVNGNVIQIYSSITFENINNLKGHSGKIHAVKWSADDAKFVSCDTRGAVYEWNLLTGERESECVLKSCIYSSIALSSDAKIIFAVGSDQTLKEISESSIQHEVPAFDVVYTAVAVPHSGHMVFVGTSLGTIRAMKYPLPLTKDFNEYQAHAGAVTKMSITSDDQFLLTASEDGSIFIWKVYDKEGGILKQEKEVEYAEEVLIMRSDIEEKSQAMLDLQIRVKELQTENDYQLCLKDMYCNEKIKELEENFTQEIGSLKTKHQILQAEKEKQELQHQFQLSELMDKQAREVQQLESDSNQKLLMENEKYQELQVKSQRMQEEYETQLHNLEENKSRAMKELTEYYEEKLNEKSILVAEAEESMRQQLQAHEEITKQIEEDEDREILEIKIKFERRLLEEKESNLQLKGEIGLMNKRLNSLQKELKDRNRDIEEMRMEEQKLQGIIESLEKFILALKTEIQERADTIQDEEKHIYDLKMKNQGLEKFKFVLDYRIEEFKKQIESRENDIKTMKEQIREMEGELERFHKESTQLKLNITQLQQKLKATDHEMHRERQKKQNMETLIKRFKRDLHNCVGFIQDSKKMKDGIRELYTKYVQQSDAVETEAVDTNLQQEYMRQREYLERNLAALKKKVVKDQEIHQVAYIRIVQENVSLIKEINDLRQELKMAHTQVHDLRSTLRLTKKKQAIQDTAPSSELLSSPAVLRLNAEKESEKIIEMQRLEIQYLRDQLQEKQQVLAVQPLVDGNLSRLNLERSHKTQQQ; encoded by the exons atggcggcggcggcggcgcagcccGTGGCCGTCTTCGGCTGCCGGCCGCGGGTCGCCGGCGGCGTCTGCTTCTTGGAGGACCGGGTCGTGCTGCACGCGGCAGGCGCGGGCTGCCTGCGGCTCCACCTCGAGCAGAAGTGGCGGCAGTTCATCCCAG GCACCGAGAGGAGCCGGGGCGTGCGGGCGCTGGCTGTCAGCCCCAACCGGCGGTACCTGGCCGTCTCGGAGGCGGTGGCGGAGCGGCCCGTCCTGACGGTCTACGAGCTGTCGTCggtgccggcgcggcggcggaggACGCTGGACGCCGCCGAGCTGCCGGCGCAGGAGGCGGTGTCCCTGGCCTTCTCCGCCGACTGCCGGTACCtagcggccgccgcggcccccccggagGGGCACCTCGCCGTCTGGCTCTGGGAGAAGCAGCGGCTGATGGCAGCGCTCCGCCTCCAGGCCCCGGGCAGCGGCGTCTGCCAG GTGAGCTTTGGTCCTCAAGACAATGCACAGGTTTGTATCACtggaaatggcttttttaaactttttaagtACAGCGAAGGAACTTTGAAGCAGATGAATTTACAAAAGGGAGAGCCACAAAACTACTTGTGCCATGCCTGGCTGTCTGAGAAGGAAGTTATCTGTGGCACTGACACAGGCAAACTTATCTTGTTTGAAACTGGAGAGCTGCGCTGGGAGACAAGCGTAGAGTACAAAAAACCACCGAGGGAACTAGAAGAAGATGCAACAACAGAAGAATATGAGAG CCTCTATGCACTTCCTGCTTGCATTTCTTCTGACGTCTCTTGTGGGCTGGCCTCTGAAGATAATGGTTCACAGCAGAATGCTTTGCCTCAAATATCTGCAGTTGCAGCTTATTCCAAAGGCTTTGCATGTTCATCTAGCCCAGGAGTTGTTCTGCTGTTTGAGAAGACCAAGGAAAAGGAAATCTACAAGGAGAGTCAAGAAATCTGG CTTCCTCAGGACGTGTTCAGCAGTGAGCCAAAGAAGTCAGGCAGACAGGACATTCTATGTATATGCTTCAGCCCCTCTGAGGAAACGATGGTCGttaacacaaataaaaatcagcTTTACATGTTTACTATGCTCTCCACTGATCTTGTGAAG GAGAAGGTAGCTTATTTTGCTTATCTGAATTTCCCATTGCACTCTGCTTCGGTCACTGGTCTGGACATCTGTATTTGGAAACCTGTTCTTGCTACGTGTTCTCTGGATAGATCTGTCCGCATCTGGAATTACAAGACGAA AACTTTGGAGCTGTATAAGGAGTATCGGGAGGAAGCATACACAGTATCACTTCATCCCACTGGCCTTttctgtttggttgggttttctgACAAACTACGATTTATAAGCCTGCTTTATGAGGACATGCATGTTTTCAAGGAGTTTGCTGTGAGAAAGTGTAGAGAG TGCGCATTCAGTAATGGAGGCCATCTTTTTGCAGCAGTTAATGGAAATGTGATTCAAATTTATTCCAGCATCACCTTTGAGAATATTAATAATCTGAAAGGACATAGTGGGAAG ATACATGCAGTTAAATGGAGTGCAGATGATGCTAAATTTGTCTCCTGTGACACACGTGGTGCTGTGTACGAGTGGAACTTGCTGACAGGTGAAAGGGAGTCAGAGTGTGTGCTCAAGTCCTGCATCTACAGCAGCATTGCCCTGTCTTCTGATGCCAAAATCATCTTTGCTGTTGGATCTGACCAAACTCTCAAAGAAATTTCAGAGTCCTCG atccaGCATGAAGTGCCTGCTTTTGATGTTGTTTATACTGCAGTAGCTGTTCCTCATTCTGGGCACATGGTATTTGTTGGTACATCTCTGGGGACAATTCGAGCTATGAAATACCCGTTACCTTTGACGAAGGATTTCAATGAGTATCAGGCCCATGCAGGTGCTGTTACAAAG ATGTCCATAACAAGCGATGACCAATTTCTGCTGACTGCCTCAGAGGATGGctctatatttatctggaaagtGTATGATAAAGAAGGTGGGATTCTGAAACAGGAAAAGGAAGTTGAGTATGCTGAGGAAGTGCTGATCATGAGATCAGATATAGAAGAGAAG AGTCAGGCAATGCTAGACCTGCAGATTCGTGTGAAAGAGCTACAAACAGAAAATGATTACCAGCTATGTCTCAAGGATATGTAttgtaatgaaaaaataaaggaattagAAGAGAATTTCACTCAGGAAATAGGTTCCCTTAAAACAAAACACCAG attttacaggcagagaaagaaaaacaggagcTACAACACCAGTTTCAACTGTCTGAGCTGATGGACAAACAGGCCAGGGAGGTGCAACAGCTAG AATCTGACAGTAATCAGAAACTCTTAATGGAAAATGAGAAATACCAGGAGCTGCAAGTGAAATCCCAGAGGATGCAGGAGGAATATGAGACACAATTGCACaatttggaggaaaacaaaagcagggcTATGAAGGAGCTTACAGAATACTATGAGGAAAAACTTAATGAGAAATCTATTCTGGTGGCGGAG GCAGAGGAGAGTATGAGGCAGCAGCTTCAAGCACATGAAGAAATTACGAAACAAATTGAAGAAGATGAAGACCGAGAAATCCTGGAAATCAAAATCAAGTTTGAGAGACGGCTCTTGGAAGAAAAGGAATCAAACCTGCAACTGAAAGGAGAGATAGGATTAATGAATAAAAGG CTGAACAGTCTGCAGAAAGAGCTCAAGGACCGAAACAGGGACATAGAGGAAATGAGAATGGAAGAGCAGAAGCTGCAAGGCATCATTGAGTCACTGGAGAAGTTCATCTTGGCACTGAAGACAGAGATCCAAGAGAGAGCCGACACTATCCAAGACGAG GAGAAGCATATATATGACCTAAAGATGAAAAATCAGGGACTGGAAAAGTTCAAGTTTGTGCTGGATTACAGAATAGAGGAATTTAAGAAGCAAATAGAGTCACgtgaaaatgatattaaaacaatgAAGGAGCAGATCCGTGAA atgGAGGGGGAGCTGGAACGATTCCACAAGGAGAGCACACAGTTGAAGCTGAACATCACACAGCTGCAACAGAAACTAAAGGCAACTGATCACGAGATGCACAGAGAGAGGCAGAAG AAGCAAAATATGGAAACTCTCATCAAACGATTTAAAAGAGATCTTCATAATTGTGTGGGCTTCATTCAGGattcaaaaaaaatgaaagatggcATCCGTGAGCTCTACACCAAGTATGTGCAGCAATCAGACGCG GTGGAGACTGAAGCAGTAGACACAAATTTGCAGCAGGAGTACATGAGACAGCGAGAGTATCTTGAAAGGAATTTGGCAGCTTTAAAAAAGAAGGTGGTGAAGGATCAGGAAATCCACCAAGTTGCCTACATACGCATTGTACAG
- the CFAP57 gene encoding cilia- and flagella-associated protein 57 isoform X3, which yields MAAAAAQPVAVFGCRPRVAGGVCFLEDRVVLHAAGAGCLRLHLEQKWRQFIPGTERSRGVRALAVSPNRRYLAVSEAVAERPVLTVYELSSVPARRRRTLDAAELPAQEAVSLAFSADCRYLAAAAAPPEGHLAVWLWEKQRLMAALRLQAPGSGVCQVSFGPQDNAQVCITGNGFFKLFKYSEGTLKQMNLQKGEPQNYLCHAWLSEKEVICGTDTGKLILFETGELRWETSVEYKKPPRELEEDATTEEYESLYALPACISSDVSCGLASEDNGSQQNALPQISAVAAYSKGFACSSSPGVVLLFEKTKEKEIYKESQEIWLPQDVFSSEPKKSGRQDILCICFSPSEETMVVNTNKNQLYMFTMLSTDLVKEKVAYFAYLNFPLHSASVTGLDICIWKPVLATCSLDRSVRIWNYKTKTLELYKEYREEAYTVSLHPTGLFCLVGFSDKLRFISLLYEDMHVFKEFAVRKCRECAFSNGGHLFAAVNGNVIQIYSSITFENINNLKGHSGKIHAVKWSADDAKFVSCDTRGAVYEWNLLTGERESECVLKSCIYSSIALSSDAKIIFAVGSDQTLKEISESSIQHEVPAFDVVYTAVAVPHSGHMVFVGTSLGTIRAMKYPLPLTKDFNEYQAHAGAVTKMSITSDDQFLLTASEDGSIFIWKVYDKEGGILKQEKEVEYAEEVLIMRSDIEEKSQAMLDLQIRVKELQTENDYQLCLKDMYCNEKIKELEENFTQEIGSLKTKHQILQAEKEKQELQHQFQLSELMDKQAREVQQLESDSNQKLLMENEKYQELQVKSQRMQEEYETQLHNLEENKSRAMKELTEYYEEKLNEKSILVAEAEESMRQQLQAHEEITKQIEEDEDREILEIKIKFERRLLEEKESNLQLKGEIGLMNKRLNSLQKELKDRNRDIEEMRMEEQKLQGIIESLEKFILALKTEIQERADTIQDEEKHIYDLKMKNQGLEKFKFVLDYRIEEFKKQIESRENDIKTMKEQIREMEGELERFHKESTQLKLNITQLQQKLKATDHEMHRERQKENVSLIKEINDLRQELKMAHTQVHDLRSTLRLTKKKQAIQDTAPSSELLSSPAVLRLNAEKESEKIIEMQRLEIQYLRDQLQEKQQVLAVQPLVDGNLSRLNLERSHKTQQQ from the exons atggcggcggcggcggcgcagcccGTGGCCGTCTTCGGCTGCCGGCCGCGGGTCGCCGGCGGCGTCTGCTTCTTGGAGGACCGGGTCGTGCTGCACGCGGCAGGCGCGGGCTGCCTGCGGCTCCACCTCGAGCAGAAGTGGCGGCAGTTCATCCCAG GCACCGAGAGGAGCCGGGGCGTGCGGGCGCTGGCTGTCAGCCCCAACCGGCGGTACCTGGCCGTCTCGGAGGCGGTGGCGGAGCGGCCCGTCCTGACGGTCTACGAGCTGTCGTCggtgccggcgcggcggcggaggACGCTGGACGCCGCCGAGCTGCCGGCGCAGGAGGCGGTGTCCCTGGCCTTCTCCGCCGACTGCCGGTACCtagcggccgccgcggcccccccggagGGGCACCTCGCCGTCTGGCTCTGGGAGAAGCAGCGGCTGATGGCAGCGCTCCGCCTCCAGGCCCCGGGCAGCGGCGTCTGCCAG GTGAGCTTTGGTCCTCAAGACAATGCACAGGTTTGTATCACtggaaatggcttttttaaactttttaagtACAGCGAAGGAACTTTGAAGCAGATGAATTTACAAAAGGGAGAGCCACAAAACTACTTGTGCCATGCCTGGCTGTCTGAGAAGGAAGTTATCTGTGGCACTGACACAGGCAAACTTATCTTGTTTGAAACTGGAGAGCTGCGCTGGGAGACAAGCGTAGAGTACAAAAAACCACCGAGGGAACTAGAAGAAGATGCAACAACAGAAGAATATGAGAG CCTCTATGCACTTCCTGCTTGCATTTCTTCTGACGTCTCTTGTGGGCTGGCCTCTGAAGATAATGGTTCACAGCAGAATGCTTTGCCTCAAATATCTGCAGTTGCAGCTTATTCCAAAGGCTTTGCATGTTCATCTAGCCCAGGAGTTGTTCTGCTGTTTGAGAAGACCAAGGAAAAGGAAATCTACAAGGAGAGTCAAGAAATCTGG CTTCCTCAGGACGTGTTCAGCAGTGAGCCAAAGAAGTCAGGCAGACAGGACATTCTATGTATATGCTTCAGCCCCTCTGAGGAAACGATGGTCGttaacacaaataaaaatcagcTTTACATGTTTACTATGCTCTCCACTGATCTTGTGAAG GAGAAGGTAGCTTATTTTGCTTATCTGAATTTCCCATTGCACTCTGCTTCGGTCACTGGTCTGGACATCTGTATTTGGAAACCTGTTCTTGCTACGTGTTCTCTGGATAGATCTGTCCGCATCTGGAATTACAAGACGAA AACTTTGGAGCTGTATAAGGAGTATCGGGAGGAAGCATACACAGTATCACTTCATCCCACTGGCCTTttctgtttggttgggttttctgACAAACTACGATTTATAAGCCTGCTTTATGAGGACATGCATGTTTTCAAGGAGTTTGCTGTGAGAAAGTGTAGAGAG TGCGCATTCAGTAATGGAGGCCATCTTTTTGCAGCAGTTAATGGAAATGTGATTCAAATTTATTCCAGCATCACCTTTGAGAATATTAATAATCTGAAAGGACATAGTGGGAAG ATACATGCAGTTAAATGGAGTGCAGATGATGCTAAATTTGTCTCCTGTGACACACGTGGTGCTGTGTACGAGTGGAACTTGCTGACAGGTGAAAGGGAGTCAGAGTGTGTGCTCAAGTCCTGCATCTACAGCAGCATTGCCCTGTCTTCTGATGCCAAAATCATCTTTGCTGTTGGATCTGACCAAACTCTCAAAGAAATTTCAGAGTCCTCG atccaGCATGAAGTGCCTGCTTTTGATGTTGTTTATACTGCAGTAGCTGTTCCTCATTCTGGGCACATGGTATTTGTTGGTACATCTCTGGGGACAATTCGAGCTATGAAATACCCGTTACCTTTGACGAAGGATTTCAATGAGTATCAGGCCCATGCAGGTGCTGTTACAAAG ATGTCCATAACAAGCGATGACCAATTTCTGCTGACTGCCTCAGAGGATGGctctatatttatctggaaagtGTATGATAAAGAAGGTGGGATTCTGAAACAGGAAAAGGAAGTTGAGTATGCTGAGGAAGTGCTGATCATGAGATCAGATATAGAAGAGAAG AGTCAGGCAATGCTAGACCTGCAGATTCGTGTGAAAGAGCTACAAACAGAAAATGATTACCAGCTATGTCTCAAGGATATGTAttgtaatgaaaaaataaaggaattagAAGAGAATTTCACTCAGGAAATAGGTTCCCTTAAAACAAAACACCAG attttacaggcagagaaagaaaaacaggagcTACAACACCAGTTTCAACTGTCTGAGCTGATGGACAAACAGGCCAGGGAGGTGCAACAGCTAG AATCTGACAGTAATCAGAAACTCTTAATGGAAAATGAGAAATACCAGGAGCTGCAAGTGAAATCCCAGAGGATGCAGGAGGAATATGAGACACAATTGCACaatttggaggaaaacaaaagcagggcTATGAAGGAGCTTACAGAATACTATGAGGAAAAACTTAATGAGAAATCTATTCTGGTGGCGGAG GCAGAGGAGAGTATGAGGCAGCAGCTTCAAGCACATGAAGAAATTACGAAACAAATTGAAGAAGATGAAGACCGAGAAATCCTGGAAATCAAAATCAAGTTTGAGAGACGGCTCTTGGAAGAAAAGGAATCAAACCTGCAACTGAAAGGAGAGATAGGATTAATGAATAAAAGG CTGAACAGTCTGCAGAAAGAGCTCAAGGACCGAAACAGGGACATAGAGGAAATGAGAATGGAAGAGCAGAAGCTGCAAGGCATCATTGAGTCACTGGAGAAGTTCATCTTGGCACTGAAGACAGAGATCCAAGAGAGAGCCGACACTATCCAAGACGAG GAGAAGCATATATATGACCTAAAGATGAAAAATCAGGGACTGGAAAAGTTCAAGTTTGTGCTGGATTACAGAATAGAGGAATTTAAGAAGCAAATAGAGTCACgtgaaaatgatattaaaacaatgAAGGAGCAGATCCGTGAA atgGAGGGGGAGCTGGAACGATTCCACAAGGAGAGCACACAGTTGAAGCTGAACATCACACAGCTGCAACAGAAACTAAAGGCAACTGATCACGAGATGCACAGAGAGAGGCAGAAG